The genomic window CTAACTATATTCATATGCAATGCTGGATTTACATAGACAAGtttatttaaatatataataCTTGCTGATCATGTTAAATCataaaatataaagaaaaaaaataatttcaattaCACTTAATTGATGCACCTGTAAACAGAATACGGTCAACTTACTCCGCATATTCACAGTTAAGATATGTATGTTTTTCATGTGCACACTTGTAAGTAAGTGGCCAGACTCTCTGCCTGCACGCCCGGTGATCAATGGCCAGATGAGCACAATAGTCTCGTTTATTTAGAGGAAGCTGAGCAGACTCCATTTCTTCGAGtgttgctatcattactgttAACAAAATTAGTGGATTAGAATTAGTTCTGAATATACATTACTGAATATTATGAGAGCACTGTGCAACATCAAGCCTATCATTTATTCATTACCTTTCATATTTACACTTCAACACATTTACTGAATTTATATTTAAATATCTGCAATATTGAAGAACTAAGTTTTTCTCACACCAGCCTTAAAAAAAGTGTTGCACAGCTTCATGCCTCATATCTCTAGCCAATGAaaatggagctaccctccccttccttggatcaaaccaaaTAACCACCCATTTCCCAGGTGTTCTACGGCCCTTATGAGTTTGGTATTTCTCCTAAATCTAAAAATTATTCACACTGAGCCAATTAATATACTGAAAGTGATTATTCATGTATTATCCATGAACTGAAGAACCAAGTTTATTTACATAATGATCAAGAAGCAACCATTTTTCAGTTTGGGTTTACATAAACCTGACTAATTTCAAGAATACGAGAGTGAATAGTCAAGTTTGAGTaagatctgcctagtatgggtcagtaggcctactgcagtgctgacAGCCATACAAGTTTAGCACTTGTTTTTGAATATCACAAAAATTTggaaataatcataaaaataatgatagtaataataataaacgtCTATCTTTGTATTCTTAAACTGTTAATCACTGGAATAGTCTACAAGACCATTTGCAAAAAATTAAAAACACACAATTAATGAGAGGTACAGCTTTCATTTAATCCTCCACATTAACACAGGCTTCATGGGTTCTAGAAATACAAAAATACACGAAATTTTGGTAAATTCAAGTCGAGGTGAGAGAAAATAAAGTTGTGTTCCCAAGTGttacctctctccttcctgcctccagGGTACCCATATAACGGGTCGAAGGTTGGTCCTTTAGTGTggtctggtgttactgctgggtCACCCAGGTACTGAGAGTACACATGCCCCATCTTACTCGGAAATTTACACTGCACCAGCAGTTGTCTCACTCCAGCAGCCGGCCCaggatcagctgctgctgctgctgttgttgttccatTATCTCACTATCAAAGGATCTTTGATGAGtttttttattataaataaaaaattacCTGCATTTTTTCTTAGTTTTATTAATTTTTTGTGGTATAATTTTAGACTTATAGAAGTATTTTGCTTTTTAAATTGATACTCGAATGAAAGGTTTTGTTTACAAGTTTTAGTAAATAAGAATGTTTTTCTCTTTATGTATATTATACTATAAACTCAATTTATATTAAGATAAAAATGTATTAAAATGTATAATTTTTAATAAAACAGCTTTAGACAATTTAAGGCTAAAAACATATAGTATTGAAAATAACAAGATATATACCAAAAAAATTTACCAAAAATAAACTAACGAGGCTCATGACCATAAATAAAATCGGACATTTACGTGTAATAATGTGGAAAATAACttaaaaacaaaataaattaaattaattCTATATCTGCCTTAAAGGGGAAAGGGATACGAGTTATAAAACACAGTGGAAAAAAATAGTGAAGTGTGTCAGGCTGTTCAGACAAAAATCTCTCAACAGGAGTGAATAAGTGGGTCGAGGTTGGATTAGATGAATCTGCCAAAATTAACAAACCTGACAGTATTAAAGAAATGTTATATAATTTTAAGGTAAATTCTGGTGAGCCTTTCTCCAGGACTGTGGCCACAGTCCTTGTGAAAAGTGATACTGTCCCTAAGTTCGTAAAAGCGAGGctggcacattttttttttttttcacaaagaaATAATCGAAGCAGAATTAGAAAAGCTAATAAAGGGAGGGATTATTGAACCTATTTCCCATAGTGAGTTTTCTACCTGTTCGCATGCCAAGGATATGTTATAATTTATTCGACGTATGTCACACtctcatataggctgcctcccaaccagtgaaccggtGGGTAttcacagcatacataagggggattaccaatagacccctactgtcttcaagaaggcacctgacaggcaccttaagtcagtacctgtcCAGCCGGACTGTGggtcgtacgtcgggttgcatgcggccaacagtaacagcctggttgataggccctgatccaccatgaggcctcgtcacagaccgggccgcgggggcgttgacccactgaaccctctccaggtaaacctccctTTCTTAATGGGGAGGGGTTTGATCCCCCAGACCGTCAGAGGATCCCAGCCTGTACCTGCACCTGGGGACATATAATACGAACTGTTGTTAGTCAatacctcgggaaaacggaagccatactctttggcacgaaaaatAAACCGAAAATGGTAAATAATTtaaatgttcagtgtaatggggaacccatcactacagtatcttcagtgaaatatctgggaatcctctTTGACTCAAGCATGTCAGGAGAGTTGgtagggaacagtgtagtgaaGAAAGTAACTGCCAGGttaaagttcctctacagacaagcacagtgtctacctactgagactcgctcttgctcttcatggtactctgtcttaacaaaaaaaaaaaactgaaagatggactacaaatcacccagaacaaaatggtgagattcatgGTGGACGTGGGTTCAAGAgagcccgaaatgcctaggcttGCTAGGCATGCTAGTGACCTTCTTTGTGATTGTTGTTTTGTAatatgtaaatcacacattgCAATCTTTACACAGAAATAAATATTTCAACTTCAATTTCAATTTCATGTagacaattggatatgctgaatgttgttaggtaaaaggacacaagtgcgacTAGTCTGACATGTTTAGattgcgaaacgttgccacaataaaacgtctcattagttgcacttgtgtccttttacctaacttattgttggtaattctgccaacattatcacatgctgaatgttgaagacaaagtaaaacaactgaagttaaatcacgtttataaaattgctcacaaggaatgtccagaatatctta from Cherax quadricarinatus isolate ZL_2023a chromosome 13, ASM3850222v1, whole genome shotgun sequence includes these protein-coding regions:
- the ND-B18 gene encoding NADH dehydrogenase [ubiquinone] 1 beta subcomplex subunit 7, with amino-acid sequence MGHVYSQYLGDPAVTPDHTKGPTFDPLYGYPGGRKERVMIATLEEMESAQLPLNKRDYCAHLAIDHRACRQRVWPLTYKCAHEKHTYLNCEYADYVLRLKEHERERRLLERAKRKAERAARAAH